From Pleurocapsa minor HA4230-MV1, the proteins below share one genomic window:
- the arsS gene encoding arsenosugar biosynthesis radical SAM protein ArsS (Some members of this family are selenoproteins.): MLITNTETSITPFAQKINHPLTKSQITVLQINLGRKCNLACTHCHVEASPKRTEELSPEVCQQIIELINRFPQIQTVDLTGGAPEMNYGFRPLVEAAKAQGKEVIVRSNLTIFFEPGFEDLPEYFAQNQLRVTASLPCYLEDNVDRQRGAGVYNHSIQAIQRLNQLGYGTDPNLAIDLVYNPPLPTKNDFALTPNQQKLEQDYKAYLAEHFQIQFNNLFTITNIPIGRTKQFLQRRGIHDDYLQFLAENYNPATLTSVMCRNELSIDYLGNVYDCDFNQMENIAATTPDRDRLTVAKLLSLDNLDVIKEIKTANYCYGCTAGTGSSCGGSLL, translated from the coding sequence TTTGCGCAGAAAATCAATCACCCTTTAACCAAAAGTCAGATTACAGTATTGCAAATAAATCTTGGTCGTAAATGCAATCTTGCCTGTACTCATTGTCACGTGGAGGCTAGTCCTAAGCGCACCGAAGAATTATCCCCCGAAGTGTGTCAACAGATTATTGAGCTAATTAATCGCTTCCCTCAGATCCAAACCGTCGATCTCACAGGTGGTGCGCCAGAGATGAACTATGGTTTTCGTCCTCTAGTTGAAGCAGCAAAAGCCCAAGGAAAAGAGGTAATTGTTCGTTCTAACTTGACCATCTTTTTTGAACCTGGATTTGAAGACTTGCCCGAATACTTTGCTCAAAATCAACTCCGAGTTACGGCTTCTCTTCCCTGCTATCTTGAAGACAATGTAGATCGACAAAGGGGTGCAGGAGTCTATAATCATTCGATTCAGGCTATCCAGCGGTTGAACCAACTCGGCTATGGTACAGATCCTAATTTAGCGATCGATTTAGTCTACAATCCCCCACTGCCGACTAAAAATGATTTTGCTTTAACTCCCAACCAGCAAAAGCTAGAACAAGACTACAAGGCTTATTTAGCAGAACACTTTCAGATTCAATTTAATAATCTGTTCACGATCACCAATATTCCTATCGGCAGAACCAAACAGTTTTTACAACGTCGAGGAATTCACGATGATTATCTTCAATTTTTAGCAGAAAATTATAATCCTGCTACATTAACTAGCGTCATGTGTCGCAATGAACTGTCAATTGACTACTTGGGCAATGTCTACGACTGTGACTTTAACCAGATGGAAAACATTGCAGCAACTACACCCGATCGCGATCGCCTAACCGTGGCAAAATTATTATCATTAGATAATTTAGATGTAATCAAAGAGATTAAAACGGCTAACTATTGCTATGGTTGCACTGCTGGCACAGGCTCTAGCTGCGGTGGCTCTTTACTATGA
- a CDS encoding TVP38/TMEM64 family protein — MFEKITQSFVQLSIQLRKLILKPQFIALATAAVGIILLCILTPLKAVFNPFLFKDFIQQYEGYVEILFIAIYTGLTVIGIPGTVLTIVGGCLFGIWYGTIISVISATSGALFAFWTARYLFRDLAQRKLSQSKRLTKFQAAVLKQPFSYVLTTRLIPISPYNLVNYLFGLTSINWLDYTLATFIGVIPGSFAYTWIGKSGEMVMTGGDRLSFFLALTFLALLSLIPLLYHRQQA, encoded by the coding sequence ATGTTTGAGAAAATAACTCAAAGCTTTGTCCAATTATCAATCCAGCTTAGAAAACTAATCCTCAAACCACAGTTTATTGCCCTGGCTACTGCTGCTGTGGGGATTATCTTACTCTGTATCTTGACTCCCTTAAAAGCAGTCTTTAACCCTTTCCTATTTAAAGACTTCATCCAGCAATACGAGGGTTATGTTGAAATTCTCTTTATTGCGATCTACACAGGATTAACCGTAATTGGTATTCCTGGCACAGTTTTAACTATTGTTGGCGGCTGTCTCTTTGGCATCTGGTATGGCACAATTATTTCTGTAATCAGTGCTACCTCTGGGGCATTGTTTGCCTTTTGGACGGCTCGCTATTTGTTTCGAGATCTGGCTCAACGCAAGCTAAGTCAAAGTAAAAGGCTCACCAAATTTCAAGCAGCAGTATTAAAACAACCATTTTCGTATGTGCTAACCACTCGTCTGATTCCCATTTCCCCTTACAACTTGGTTAACTACCTGTTTGGTTTAACTTCAATCAACTGGTTAGACTATACTCTGGCTACTTTTATTGGGGTAATTCCAGGTAGCTTTGCCTACACTTGGATTGGAAAGAGTGGTGAAATGGTCATGACAGGAGGCGATCGCCTTTCGTTTTTTCTCGCTTTAACTTTTCTTGCACTATTATCGCTGATTCCTTTACTCTATCACCGTCAGCAAGCATAA
- a CDS encoding inositol monophosphatase family protein — protein MFSLPLPREILQTLLPHLRLAAGYARQIQAKITSLPAKDVEGNILAAALTDADLSIQTVVEVALLGKYPNLAFYGEEYEQSRNTKYFSSTELSTNNYLITLDPIDGTQYYLDGFDNYQIILSILNTDSYEAVIAISPAQDCYYYTIKNHGVYHGHLQQDLADCPRLKINNSAPAILLGWGMAHLKPALQDKYQVIDIENCYSSTIKLPNYNGIFTGDLSGWITKRGKFIDSAALAFMAQENGCIVTGLDGFPLPPLHTCQNYSYDGAIVARTPQLHQDLLAACQEFKQTD, from the coding sequence ATGTTCTCTTTGCCTCTTCCCCGTGAAATACTTCAAACCTTATTGCCCCATTTACGACTAGCTGCGGGCTACGCACGGCAGATCCAAGCCAAGATTACTTCTTTACCCGCCAAAGATGTAGAAGGCAATATCTTAGCGGCAGCTTTAACTGATGCGGATCTTTCGATTCAAACAGTGGTGGAGGTAGCCCTACTGGGAAAATATCCCAATCTGGCTTTTTATGGTGAGGAATATGAACAATCACGCAATACTAAATATTTTTCTTCGACGGAGTTAAGTACAAATAACTACCTGATTACTTTAGATCCAATTGATGGGACACAATATTATCTTGATGGTTTTGATAATTATCAGATTATTCTAAGTATCTTAAATACCGATAGCTACGAGGCGGTAATTGCCATTTCTCCCGCTCAAGACTGCTACTATTACACCATCAAAAATCATGGAGTATATCATGGTCATCTTCAACAAGATTTAGCTGATTGCCCCAGATTAAAAATTAATAATTCTGCTCCCGCAATCTTATTAGGTTGGGGAATGGCACATTTAAAACCCGCATTACAAGATAAGTACCAGGTAATAGATATCGAGAACTGTTATTCTTCGACGATTAAATTACCCAACTACAACGGTATTTTTACAGGAGATTTAAGCGGCTGGATTACCAAAAGAGGTAAGTTTATTGATAGTGCAGCCTTGGCATTCATGGCACAAGAGAATGGTTGTATCGTCACAGGATTAGACGGTTTTCCTTTGCCACCCTTGCACACTTGTCAAAATTATAGTTATGATGGCGCGATCGTCGCTAGAACTCCGCAACTACATCAAGATTTGTTAGCAGCCTGTCAGGAATTTAAGCAAACTGACTAA
- a CDS encoding VOC family protein, whose protein sequence is MISQQSSLGLAVGSLRKVHHIALNVQDMEASKHFYGNILGLHQLTGDEVPPTLVKLVAAGKVCNFKTPDGIILDLFAEPDLSPPDRDPEKQFTRANHLSFDIEPQLFDEAIAILKQLQIPVAIDVVTRLTGRGFYIYDPDGFIVEIRCDPLNV, encoded by the coding sequence ATGATTTCTCAACAATCATCTCTAGGTCTAGCAGTTGGTTCTTTACGCAAGGTACACCACATTGCTTTAAACGTTCAGGACATGGAGGCATCTAAGCACTTTTACGGCAATATCTTGGGCTTACATCAGCTAACAGGGGATGAAGTGCCTCCAACTTTAGTCAAGCTAGTGGCAGCAGGAAAAGTATGTAACTTTAAAACTCCTGACGGTATTATTCTGGATTTGTTTGCCGAACCCGATCTGTCGCCTCCCGATCGCGATCCAGAAAAGCAATTTACCCGTGCTAATCATTTGTCTTTTGATATTGAACCACAACTATTTGATGAAGCGATCGCCATTTTGAAACAGCTGCAAATTCCTGTGGCGATCGATGTAGTAACCCGCTTGACGGGGCGAGGATTTTATATTTACGATCCTGATGGCTTTATCGTTGAGATTCGCTGCGATCCTTTGAATGTCTGA